Genomic segment of Ewingella sp. CoE-038-23:
TGCTCTTATCCTGGCTATTCGGTATCGCGCCTAATTCCAGCGTCTGGTTATCCAGCGTGCCACCGTAGTTATAGATACGGTACACGCCCGGTCCGAAGTTACCACCCTGTGAAGTGGTGACGTCCAGAGTCCCGTCCAGTTGCAGATCGCCTGCGACGTTAATCAGATCGTTTAGCGCGCCGCCTGGCGTATAGGCTTGACCCAGTTCGAAAGCGGAGGTCGTTTTGCTGCCAAGCTGCAGATTACCGTTAATGGATAACGTACCCGCACCGCCGTCACCGGCGCTGAGGGTAGAGGCATCGTTCATCAGCACGTCGCCGCCGATCACCCCGTTACCCCCCAGCGTCGCCGTACCGCTTACTTTGGTCACACCCGTCGCGGCACTCTGATTCCCTTTCACCAGTAGCGTACCGCTGGTGACGGTCGTGTCGCCGGTATAGGTGTTATTGCCCGTCAGGCGAGTAATACCGTTACCAATCTGCTGTAACGCACCGATCCCGGAGATTACGCCGCCAAGCAGCACATCATTGGCCCGATTAATCGCCAGCACGCCATTGTCGATGATGTCAGACACGGCGTTGACTCCGCCTGTATTTCCGCCGTCACCCAACTGCAGCGTACCGGTTTGATCAATAGTGGTGGAGCCGGTATAGGTGTTGTTGGCGGTAAAGACAGTGGTGCCGCCTGCCGCGCGTTCAAACTTCCCATCACCGCTGATGACGCCGTTATAGATCTGCGCAGCCGTCGTGTCGCCCTGCGTGTCAAAGATGACCCGGCTGCCTGTACCCTGAGTCGTCACATTGTAGTCAGCGATGGTCGCGGCAGTGCTGGTGGACTCGCCGTGATCGCCGGTACGCAGCGTTGCGCCATTGGTAACCGCAATGGTTTTACTTGCCAGTTGCAGACGATCGACGATGCGCATATCTGCACTTGAACCGCTAATGGTCAGTGAGTCCCAACCCGTGCCGATGTTGGTACCGGTGGTCAGGTTATCGCTGCTCAGACTGCCAATTTTCGCACTGTTACCGTGTGTATTGGTGAAGGTGAGGGCGTTGCCACTGCCGGCTTCGGTAGTGATATGGCGCGTTTTATCCAGCGTCACATTGCCGATGTTGGCTTTATTGTTGCCGCCGGTTCCGGCGAAATTCACCTCGCCCGCAAAGGTTCCGCTTTGCCAGTTAAAGGTGTCCTTGCCTTCTCCAGTGTTGATCACGCCACTGGTGATACCCTGGCTGATATCAATGGTGTCATTGCCCTTGCCAGATTGAATCGCCACTGCCGTATCGTTGATAGCCTGAAGGGTACCGGTATTGGTGATTTTTTTATTGCTGTCACCGCTGGCATCAATAACGGGTGCGGTGGTGCTGGCAGAGGTAATTTTTCCGCTATTGGCTATTGCGCTAACATTTTTAGCGATGATTGCAGAACCACCTGCGCTGTCGTAGACGTTGATATTGGCATTGGTGGTGACCTTACCGTCCGTATTGGCGCGGATACCGCTGCCTTCGCTGTTATGCACCTCAACGGTATAGCCTTTACCGATGGTCAGATTGCCTGTCACTGCGTCACCATTGCGCTGCTCAAAGGCGAAGCCGGTACCTTTACCGTTAACGTTCAGAATGTTATTCAGGCCATCTTTCATGTTTAACGCGACGCTGGTACGGATCCCCGGACCGTCGTTGGCATTGATGGTGACATCATTGAGTGTTATATCGGTATTGTTGGCATCGTTTTGAATGCCCGCGCCAGTACCTTCGGCGCTAATAATCACCCCTTTGGCAGCCAGCTTACCGGCTCCGGTGTCCAGGCGAATACCGTCAGCAGTGCCATTGGTGGTGATGGCATCGCCAGTATTACCAGTAATATTCAGGCTGGCACCGTTGGTCAGCAGAACCCCTGCGGTTCCATCATCAACTTGAATCTGACCCAATTTTTTAATCTGTGCGTTCGAACCAGAAGCTTGTACGCCAATGCCGTTACTCACATGTAAGGCAGCGGTCGCGTTATTGGTTAAACTCCCGCCTTGTTGCACGTTAACACCAATGCTGTCGGTGCTGGCAAGATCGATAATTGCCTGGGTATCGAGGATCAGGCTGCCCTGGTTCCTTGCCACATAGGCAATAACCTTGTTGCCGCTGGCTTCTGAAGTGATTTTTGCGTTTGAAGTGAGGATGGTCGGAGTGGCGCTACCCTCTGCGTTGCCATTCAACTGGTGAGCCTGACCGTCCACTACCCCGGCAATGGTTCTTTCACCGGTTAAATTGATGGTGGTTTTATCGCTGATGTTACCTGTGGCACCGCCTTCAATCAGCAGCGCGGCGGAGTCGGTGCCCTGCACGGTGAACGTGGCTTCGCCGGTATCCACACTACTGCCTGTGCCCGTCGCTAATACGCCAACGGACTGTTCGCCGCTTAAGGTCAGGTCAAGGTTTGAGCTGGGCTGACCGTCAGGAGTGGTGGTGTTACCGGCCAGCATTGCGCCGTTGGCAATACGGAAAATGGTGGTGCGATCCTGCCCGTTGTCATTCATTACCGCCTGACCAATATTCGCAGTTGCGCCTTTACCATACAGGTAATAGCCAATCTGATCGGTGCTGTTGAATGCCGGGCTACTCAGGCTGTCGACGTTAGCGACGGCGTTATCACGCACGTGTACGCCGATGTTCCCGGCTTTGTTTAGCGTGATGTTGGAATAGACGTTGATCACTGCCTTTCCATCTTTGCCACCTTCAGCCCAGACGGCATAGTTACGGTTACCGACACTACCTTCACCATCAACTACGATAGAGCCTGAAGCGCTGGTCGTGGCTTCGGCATTTTTGTTAGTTGCGCTGACGTGGATGCCGACGTTGTTGGTGCCGTTGACGTTAATCTTGCCGTCGTTGCGAATTTCCTGATTATTTTCCGCGCCGCTGTCACGCACGGTGATACCGTAGTTCCTGCTACTCCCCGCGCTGGAATCGCCATTGATCACGATATTACCGGTATTGATGACGTTGCCGGTCGCGTTACCAATCAGCATACCCGCGGCGTTACGTACGCCGGTTCCCAGCGTGATAAGGCCGTTGTTAATCACCTCTTTGGCGCTCTTGGTCATGATCCCGGCGCTCAGACTTGAACCGCCTGACATGGTGACATCTTTAGACGGATCACTTGCGTTACGGCCAAGATAAATAGAGGCACCTGCGCTGTTGGTAAAGGTGGCGTTGTCGGCGACTTCTACGCCATAGGCGATGCCGCTGCCGTAGGATGCACCGTTTTTGCGCCCGTCCACGACGTTGATATCGCCGTTGTTGACCCCTTGAGCATTGTCAGACAGTTGCATACCAATGGCCAGCGTCAGCTCGCCAGCGGGTTTGTCCTTACTCCAGGGATCGGCGGCAGAAGCGGTACCGAAGTTATCGGTGGTGATCGCCTGGTTGATGGTGCCTTCGTTGGTGATTTGACTGGCGCCTTGCCCCTGCATACCAAATGCGCCATAGCTGTTGACGTTTTGGTTGCCGTCTTTATCAATAAACAGCCCGGAGTTGATGATCCCGTTGTTGGTTGCCGTCGCGTCTTTTGCCAGCATGCCAATCGCCAGGCTTTGCCCGGTAGACGTGCGTAATGCGTTCAGCTCACCAAGGTTAGTGATAACCCCACCATTAATGGCTTTCATCACGCCATTAATACTGCCGTCAACGGCAATAATCGCGTCTTTGTTCAAGGTGCCTGAGGTGCCTGCGCCGTTGGCGTAGATGGCATGTAACTCACCACGGCCAGCGGTCGCGTTGTTGGTATGTGACAAACCGTCGGTCCAGACGTCGTAATCCCAGCTGAGTATGTCAGCTGGCTTACCGGAGGTGAGCAGATTTTCAATCAGCCCGGCGTACTTTGTTTGTGCTGCGGTGACGGTTGTGACTTCCTCCGCATCTATCCACAGCTGGATTTGGCTGACTTTTTCACCATCAGGGTTGAGTGCCGCGTCGTCGCTTTTGCCCAACAGCCAGTCATTGAATTCGGCCAGTTCTTGTGTGTTGGTAATGGTAAATGTGCGCTCCCCGGTTTTGACGACCTGACCATCCTCGTCATAGCCATAGGTCATCAGCGTCACATCATCGCCAAACACGGAGGTTTGCGCTGAACCGGTGAACGTTTTTTCAGGGATCACCGGGGCTGCGTTAAATTTTATATAGTTATCTGACTGCCAGTTCACCTGGCTTGCAGTACCTTGTGCTTCCAGCAGCGAGGAATCTTTTGCCAGCATTTCAATGGTATTGGCTTTGTCACGCACATTGAGGGTGTCGTTGCCAATATTCAGATTGGCAATGGAGCCATTTGTCGCCAGTGCGATACCAAATTGCTTATAGATTTCTGATTTCTGAGCATCAAAGGTGTTTAATACCGCATCGCCGACTTGCGCTTCGGTAAGAAAACCATTTAACTCATTGGTATCAAAGACTTTGATGGTCGTTTTTTCGCCGGGAAACGCCGGATCGTTGATATCAAATTCTGTGCTCTGCGAAGGCGTTGACGACTGGTTGTAAGTCAGGTATTCCGCCAGTTCTTCAGAGTTGGTAATGGTTTTTACGCTCTGGTCAGGGCTGGTCGCCAGCAGGGTGATTTTGCCGCTTTCCAGCAGTTCCCGGATAGTGGTTGATTCAACAACGCCGCTTTGACCCGGGCTAAATGTTGGGATTGCACCACTGATATTCAGTGCCTGACCAGTTGTGTTATCTTCATATAAGAAGCCGTAGTCGTGGATACCCTCATAAACCCCAGCGGAAATACCTGTCTTGAAGTCTTCATGAATATCGTGTTCACCCGTTGCGGTAATCTGGGCTGCAGAAGCCAGCAATGAAGCACCGCTTAATGCGCCAGCTGCCAGTACGGCGACAGTTTTACGCGAACTGCTTTTTTTCTTTCCTTTCGTTAATTCAGAAACGACCACCCAGATACCGAGCGCCGCGTTCCAAATAATGCTGTAAACTTTGTTCATATATACCCCTTGTCTACATTCCTGTTATGTATGTGTTAAGGAAGGTGCGAATAAGCAGGTCATTTCTTCCCAAGCTGACTCGCTGATTAAAATTTCGCGGATCTGGGCCGATTTTTTTCCCGCAAACACATCGAATCAGCCTATTTAGGCTATTTTTTCCACCATTTCTGGCGTTATTTCCGGTTTTTACTGAGATCTCTCCCACTGACGTATCATTTGGTCCACCCGAAACAGGTTGGCCAGGGTGAATAACATCGCCAGTTGGTTATCGTTTTTCAGCAGCCCCTTGTATCTGGCTTTCACGAAGCCGAACTGCCGCTTGATGATGCGAAACGGGTGCTCCACCCTGGCACGGATGCTGGCTTTCATGTATTCGATGTTGATGGCCGTTTTGTTCTTGCGCGGATGCTGCTTCAAGGTTTTTACCCTGCCGGGACGCTCGGCGATCAGCCAGTCCACATCCACCTCGGCCAGCTCCTCGCGCTGTGGCGCTCCTTGGTAGCCGGCATCGGCTGAGACAAATTGCTCCTCTCCATGAAGCAGATTACCCAGCTGATTGAGGTCATGCTCGTTGGCCGCGGTGGTGACCAGGCTGTGGGTCAGGCCACTCTTGGCATCGACACCAATGTGGGCCTTCATGCCAAAGTGCCACTGATTGCCTTTCTTGGTCTGATGCATCTCCGGATCGCGTTGCTGCTCTTTGTTCTTGGTAGAGCTGGGTGCCTCAATGATGGTGGCATCCACCAAAGTGCCTTGGGTCATCATGACGCCTGCTTCGGCCAGCCAGCGATTGATGGTCTTGAACAATTGACGGGCCAGTTGATGCTGCTCGAGCAGGTGGCGGAAATTCATGATGGTGGTGCGATCCGGCAGGGCGCTATCCAGGGATAATCGGGCAAACAGGCGCATGGAGGCGATTTCGTACAGGGCATCTTCCATGGCACCGTCGCTCAGGTTGTACCAATGCTGCATGCAGTGAATACGCAGCATGGTCTCCAGCGGATAGGGCCGTCGGCCATTGCCCGCCTTGGGATAAAACGGCTCGATGACAGCGGTCATATTCTGCCATGGCAGAATCTGCTCCATGCGGGAGAGGAAAATCTCTTTTCGGGTCTGACGGCGCTTAGTGCTGAATTCACTATCGGCGAAGGTGAGTTGATGGCTCATGATGTCCCTCTGGGATGCGCTCCGGATGAATATGATGATCTCATATCAGGAACTTGTTCGCACCTTCCAAAGCAGATGTAAAGAATACCGCTTTGTTAATCTGGCTTTTAGACTTCTTTTGGATTGTATCATTTTCACTCATAATCATTTATTCCATTAATTAAAATCCGCACTGTATAGAGGGTACTACATCTCAAAGATTAGCAAACTTCAACTTACGATGCGGCGTCAATCGGAATGCAGAGTGCAAGAGTGGCCATACAGATATCCTGTTGATAGTCTGCCAGCCGTCTTCTGGAGCATTTGATTTGCATAAATTGCATCAGATCTGGGGATTCACTTTGATTAGAGCAATATTGAGAATGACTTACTAACGTCTGATGTTGCGTAAAGCGGGCTTTAAGGATGGTCGCAATGTCAGAGGTAAGGACAGACGTTCAGGATGCAAATAATCAGTGCCGGTTCGTCGCTGATTTTCCTTCAGGCTGACTTGTCCAAAACGAGTAACAATCGCCGGTGATGCTGCCAACTTACTGATTTAGTGTATGATGGTGTTTTTGAGGTGCTCCAGTGGCTTCTGTTTCTATCAGCTGTCCCTCCTGTTCAGCTACTGACGGGGTGGTGCGTAACGGCAAAAGCACTGCCGGACATCAGCGCTATCTCTGCTCTCACTGCCGTAAAACATGGCAACTGCAGTTCACTTACACCGCTTCTCAACCCGGTACGCACCAGAAAATCATTGATATGGCCATGAATGGTGTTGGATGCCGGGCAACCGCCCGCATTATGGGCGTTGGCCTCAACACGATTTTACGTCACTTAAAAAACTCAGGCCGCAGTCGGTAACCTCGCGCATACAGCCGGGCAGTGATGTGATTGTCTGCGCTGAAATGGACGAACAGTGGGGCTACGTCGGTGCTAAATCACGTCAGCGCTGGCTGTTTTACGCGTATGACAGGATACGGAGGACGATTGTGGCGCACGTCTTCGGTGAACGCACTCTGGCCACACTGGAGCGACTTCTGAGCCTGCTGTCGGCCTTTGAGGTCGTGGTATGGATGACGGATGGCTGGCCGCTGTATGAATCCCGCCTGAAGGGAAAGCTGCACGTTATCAGCAAGCGTTACACTCAGCGCATTGAGCGACATAACCTGAATCTGAGACAACATCTGGCAAGGCTGGGACGGAAGTCACTGTCGTTCTCAAAATCGGTGGAGCTGCATGACAAGGTCATCGGGCATTATCTGAACATAAAACACTATCAGTAAGTTGGAGTCATTACCCAAATTACTCTGCTCTGACACCACGCCTTTGACGATCAGCGGCAAAAATAGCGTGATACCAATTGTCCCAAAAGCTTGTAATAACCACAGTAGACTTAATGCCCAGACCTTTTTACTTTTTAATGCTGCTGACCAGCGATGGTCTTTATTTATCACTGACTCACCCGCTTCGCGATTTAATTGCTGCGTTAACGCATTACGCTGCGCCTCGCTTAGCCATTTGGCTTTCAGCGGTGAATCATCTAAATAAAACCAGGTCACTATACCTAAAAGAAAGGCGGGAATACCTTCCAGCAGGAATAACCAGCGCCAGCCCTCGACACCTAAGAAGCCGTGCATATTAAGAATCGTGCCCGAAATAGGTAAACCGACCACTGACGCCAGCGCAGCACCAATATAAAACAGCGACATGGCCCGCGCTCTGTCACTGCGCGGATACCAACAGGAGAGATAATAAATGATCCCCGGCGTGAAGCCCGCCTCCGCGGCACCCAGCAGGAAACGCATGACGTAGAGCTGTACCGGCGTCTGTACCAGGCTCATCCCGGCGGCCAGCAGGCCCCAGGTGATCATGATGCGGGCTATCCATAATTTCGCGCCAACGCGGGTTAAAATCACATTGCTCGGCACTTCGAAAATAATATAGGAGATATAAAATATCCCGGCGGCTATACCGTACATTTCGGCGGTAAGCGCTAAATCCGCATTCATCTGCAACGCCGCTACCGAAATATTAGAACGGTCGATATAAGCAATGAGATACAGCAACATAATAAAAGGAATGATCCTGATATTCATTTTTTTAATGGTCGAGGAGTACAATTCATTATTCATCGTACGCACCTTGGTGTTGAATTACGTGTAGGGGAGCCCCTATCCCGTTAAGCGGAATAAAAACCCGTAGGTATTATTGTTTTAAATAAAAATAACCTGCTTATGCCCTAAATAATTCGAGCTGTAGGAAGGCAGCCAACGCCCCTACGGCTCGAAGTATGCCGGGCATTACCACTCGGCGACCGAGCCATCCTCATACCGCCACACCGGATTGCGCCAGTCCGGAGCCTGCTTGCTGCGCTCAATCACCAACTCTTCATTGATCACCACGCCCAGACCCGGCTTGGTCGGCGGCAGGAAGAACGCCCCTTCCATGGAGAAATCCTCTTTATTCAGCACGTAATCGAGCAATTCCGCGCCCTGATTGTAGTGGATCCCCATGCTTTGCTCCTGAAACACCGCGTTGCGGGAAACAAAGTCGACGTGCAGGCAGGCCGCCAGCGCGATAGGCCCCAGCGGGCAGTGTGGCGCGAGGGTGACGTCATAGGCCTCGGCCATCGCGGCGATTTTGTAGCACTCGGTGATGCCCCCGGCGTGGGAGAGATCGGGCTGAAGAATTGCCAATCCGCCCTGCTCCAGCACGCGTTTAAACTCGAAGCGTGAATACATGCGCTCACCGGCGGCAATCGGGATATGGGTCTGCGCGGCCAGCCGTGGGTAATATTCCGCCTGCTCGGCCAGTACCGGCTCTTCAATAAACAGCGGGCGATATGGCTCCAGCTCTTTGATCAGCACTTTTGCCATTGGCGCATTCACCCGGCCATGGAAATCCAGACCAAACTCAATGCTGTTGCCGAAGGCTTCGCGGATTTGCGCCACCACGGCGACGGTGGCATCGATTTTGCGCGAACTGTCGATAAGTCCCATCTCTTCGCAGCCATTTAGCTTGAACGTATCGAAGCCAATGCCCTGTAATTTGCGAATGCCTTCAATCACTTCCGCCGGACGGTCGCCGCCCACCCAACTGTAGGCTTTGATTTTATCTCGCACTAAACCACCAAGCAGTTGATAGACCGGCACGCCGAGCGCCTTGCCTTTGATGTCCCACAACGCCTGATCGATGCCGGAAATGGCACTCATCAGAATAGGGCCACCGCGATAAAAACCGCCACGATACAGGGTTTGCCAGATATCGTTGATGCGCGCCGGGTCTTGCCCAATCAGGTATTCACCCAACTCATGCACCGCTGCTTCCACGCTGCGGGCGCGGCCCTCAATCACCGGCTCGCCCCAGCCGCTGATGCCTTCGTCGGTGTCGACTTTCAAAAACATCCAGCGCGGCGCCAGACGGTAAGTGGTCAGTTTGGTAATTTTCATTGCAGTGCCCCCCGATAGGCGTCGATAAAGGCGCGGGCCTGTTGTTGCGTGCGCGAAACCGGCTGCCCGGCGCGGTATAAATCGCTGCCCAGGCCAGCGCCGACGCAGCCTGCCGCCATAAACAGATGCAGGTTTTCCGGCGTGACGCCACCGACGGCGAACACCGGGATCGCCGGCGGTAACACCGCTTTCAGGGCTTTGATGTATTCAGGGCCGAAGGCCGAAGAGGGGAAAATTTTCAGCCCCTGTGCTCCAGCTTCCAGCGCGGTAAAGGCTTCGCTGGCCGTGGCACAACCGGCGCAGACCACCATGCCCAGCTCGACGGCGCGGCGGATCACAGGCGCGGAGGTGTTTGGCGTCACCACCAGTTTGCCGCCCAATTCGGCCAGTTGGTCGACGTTCTGCGGCGTCAGTACGGTGCCGCCGCCAATCAGCGCGCGCGCTCCATACTTGGCGCTGACAGCCTTGATGCTGCTCTGCCAGTCGGGTGAATTCAGCGGAATTTCGATGGCGTTGAAACCCGCCTCAATCAGCACCTCGACGTGCTGCTCAGCCTCGGAAGGAGTAATGCCGCGCAGGATGGCGATCAGTGGCAGCAGTTCGCCGTCGAATACCTCAGTTTTCCAACTCATTGACAATGCTCCTTATTCCCGCCTGAAAAGCCGTATCGCCCTCGATAACCAAGGCCTGAATCCCCGCCATTTTCAGCGCGGGGAGATAACGTTGGGTCAACGCCGGGCTGCCCACCAGCACCAGCGGGCCGTGCTCTCGGCTGAGCGAGTAGTGTTGTTGCATTTGTGCCACTTCGTGGCCGATTAATAGGCCGGAGAGCCAGTCGCTGACTGAGGTTTTCGCCAGTTTTCCCAGCACTCGCGCGGCCCTGACTTCAAACAGTCGGCGCATCAGGCTGCTGTCGTAGAAGCCCTGCTCCATGCCTTTGGCGAAAGCCGCGCTGTCGGCGGTTTGCTCCGGTAGGCCGCTACCAATCAGCGAATGGGTCAGCAGCAAGTGGTGCAACTCGCCGGTCATCACGGTAGAGAAATCCACTACGCTGTCGCCCTCAAGGCGCACCCATTTACTGTGAGTGCCGGGCAGCAGGTAAAACTCGGCGGGCCGCGTGGCATAAGCTCCCACCAGCTGGGTTTCCTCGCCGCGCATCACGTTGAGGTTGTCTTCACTTTCGATACAAATACCCGGAATAATGCGCACATTGGCCGACGTAGCCTGCTCGACAGGCGTCAGCCGATGAGGGATTTCAGAAAGGCTGATCGGGCAACGCAGATAGGGCGCTGGCACCCAGCCCGCGTCGCTGCCGACCATTCCCGCCATCAAGACCGGCAAACCTTGCTGTTGCCACGGAGCAATAAGTTGCTGGAAAACCTGCGCCGGCGTTCGTCCTTCAAGGCGCGTAACCCCGGCGGTCGACTGCTGGCTGTCGACGCATTTGCCGTCGCGGTAAAGCCAAGCGCGCAGGTTGGTGGAGCCCCAGTCAACGGCGATATAGCTGTGGTTCATGGCATCTCCTGCAAACGGCGGGTGGTGCTGGCAATCATGGCTAACGCCGCCTGCTCCGCCTCATCTGGATGTTGTAAGCGAATGGCGTCGTACAGAGACTGATGCTCGCGCAGGGTGCGCGGCATGTTGTTGGCGTCGGGCATGTAAGTTCTTTCGAAAACGGCGCGTTGCAGAGAACTGATGACCACGCTGAGCTGCTGCATAATCGGGTTATGCACCGCCGCCAGCACGGCTTCGTGGAAACGGACATCGGCCTCGTTAAACGCCTGACGCTCCTGAGCAAATGCCACCATGTCGTTGAGCGCGGCTTCAATTCGCATCAGATCGGCGGCCGTGGCGCGCGCAGCGGCCCAGCGAGCGATTGCCGGTTCCACTAAGTTGCGGATTTCACTCATGGCTGCGATAAGCTCGGGTTTATCACCCTGCGCCAGCGACCACTGCAAGACGTCGGTATCGAGGAAATTCCATTGGTCGCGCGGGGTGACGAACGCGCCGCGATAGCGTTTGATATCTATCAGTCGTTTGCCGGTTAGCGAGCGCATTACTTCACGGATAACGTTTCGCGAGGTTTGAAACTCTTCGCACAGCTCAGATTCAGGCGCCAGCGCGGCGCCCGGTGGGTATTTGCCCGCCACAATCTGCTCGCCTAATGCCAAAATAATGCGATCGGTTTTGCTCAACAGGCTGTCTTCATTCACCACAACGTCCATGCCATCTCCGGCTAAAAGTCATTCAACTTGTGAGCGATTGTAGTACCCAATATTTGGGTTGTACTACAATTCAGATCACATTTTAGACAATCAGCAACATTGAATTAACAATTGTGTGAAGTGGCGACGAATGGCGGGCATAAAAAAAGCGGCCAGTGGCCGCCCTGTTCATCAGTCTATATCAGACATTTAATACAAATTTTTCAACGGCATAGGCCACGCCGTCTTCAAGGTTGGTTTTGGTCACGAACTGGCTGACGGCCTTCACGCTGTCCAGCGCGTTACCCATTGCCACGCCGATACCGGCATATTCCAACATGGCGATGTCGTTTTCCTGATCGCCAAGGGTCATGACGTTTTCACGCGGAATGCCCAGTTTTTCCGCCAAGGCTTTGACGCCTTCGCCTTTGTTCACGCGCTTATCGAGGATCTCGAGATAGTACGGCGAACTTTTCATGATGGTGTAATTTTCCCGAGCTTCAGCAGGGATTTGCGCGATAGCGCGGTCGAGCAGCTCGGGATGATCGATCATCATCACTTTCGGGAAGGTCATCGCCGCGTCCATCTCTTCTGCCGGGCAGAAGTGCAGGGGAATGCCGGTGACCGCCGACTCATGAACAGT
This window contains:
- a CDS encoding IS1 family transposase (programmed frameshift), with protein sequence MASVSISCPSCSATDGVVRNGKSTAGHQRYLCSHCRKTWQLQFTYTASQPGTHQKIIDMAMNGVGCRATARIMGVGLNTILRHFKKLRPQSVTSRIQPGSDVIVCAEMDEQWGYVGAKSRQRWLFYAYDRIRRTIVAHVFGERTLATLERLLSLLSAFEVVVWMTDGWPLYESRLKGKLHVISKRYTQRIERHNLNLRQHLARLGRKSLSFSKSVELHDKVIGHYLNIKHYQ
- the dgoD gene encoding galactonate dehydratase; the encoded protein is MKITKLTTYRLAPRWMFLKVDTDEGISGWGEPVIEGRARSVEAAVHELGEYLIGQDPARINDIWQTLYRGGFYRGGPILMSAISGIDQALWDIKGKALGVPVYQLLGGLVRDKIKAYSWVGGDRPAEVIEGIRKLQGIGFDTFKLNGCEEMGLIDSSRKIDATVAVVAQIREAFGNSIEFGLDFHGRVNAPMAKVLIKELEPYRPLFIEEPVLAEQAEYYPRLAAQTHIPIAAGERMYSRFEFKRVLEQGGLAILQPDLSHAGGITECYKIAAMAEAYDVTLAPHCPLGPIALAACLHVDFVSRNAVFQEQSMGIHYNQGAELLDYVLNKEDFSMEGAFFLPPTKPGLGVVINEELVIERSKQAPDWRNPVWRYEDGSVAEW
- a CDS encoding 2-dehydro-3-deoxy-6-phosphogalactonate aldolase, with the translated sequence MSWKTEVFDGELLPLIAILRGITPSEAEQHVEVLIEAGFNAIEIPLNSPDWQSSIKAVSAKYGARALIGGGTVLTPQNVDQLAELGGKLVVTPNTSAPVIRRAVELGMVVCAGCATASEAFTALEAGAQGLKIFPSSAFGPEYIKALKAVLPPAIPVFAVGGVTPENLHLFMAAGCVGAGLGSDLYRAGQPVSRTQQQARAFIDAYRGALQ
- a CDS encoding 2-dehydro-3-deoxygalactonokinase: MNHSYIAVDWGSTNLRAWLYRDGKCVDSQQSTAGVTRLEGRTPAQVFQQLIAPWQQQGLPVLMAGMVGSDAGWVPAPYLRCPISLSEIPHRLTPVEQATSANVRIIPGICIESEDNLNVMRGEETQLVGAYATRPAEFYLLPGTHSKWVRLEGDSVVDFSTVMTGELHHLLLTHSLIGSGLPEQTADSAAFAKGMEQGFYDSSLMRRLFEVRAARVLGKLAKTSVSDWLSGLLIGHEVAQMQQHYSLSREHGPLVLVGSPALTQRYLPALKMAGIQALVIEGDTAFQAGIRSIVNELEN
- a CDS encoding FadR/GntR family transcriptional regulator translates to MDVVVNEDSLLSKTDRIILALGEQIVAGKYPPGAALAPESELCEEFQTSRNVIREVMRSLTGKRLIDIKRYRGAFVTPRDQWNFLDTDVLQWSLAQGDKPELIAAMSEIRNLVEPAIARWAAARATAADLMRIEAALNDMVAFAQERQAFNEADVRFHEAVLAAVHNPIMQQLSVVISSLQRAVFERTYMPDANNMPRTLREHQSLYDAIRLQHPDEAEQAALAMIASTTRRLQEMP
- the yidA gene encoding sugar-phosphatase, encoding MAIELIAIDMDGTLLNPQHEVTPAVKKALSAARDKGVQIVLATGRPFVGVQRYLMELDLQQEGCYCITNNGALVHNAQDGSVIAEIAMDIHDYHYFERLSRELGVHFHALTRTELFTANSDISQYTVHESAVTGIPLHFCPAEEMDAAMTFPKVMMIDHPELLDRAIAQIPAEARENYTIMKSSPYYLEILDKRVNKGEGVKALAEKLGIPRENVMTLGDQENDIAMLEYAGIGVAMGNALDSVKAVSQFVTKTNLEDGVAYAVEKFVLNV